A DNA window from Sphingopyxis macrogoltabida contains the following coding sequences:
- a CDS encoding SDR family NAD(P)-dependent oxidoreductase: protein MGKLSGRAAIVTGGTDGIGYAIVSRLLDDGAKVLFCGRTQARGDEALRRLANPDAHFMATDVGEEGDVEALIAHAVELFGGLDILVNNAAVAAVALIHEHSTEDWRRSNAVNYDSVFFSSRAAIPHLRKTKGTIINIASISGLGGEGAYPSYSAQKGAVIQLTRAMAVYHAREGVRINAICPGFIETPATDAFKALPDLLDRWIKEIPAQRPGRPEEIANLTAFLASEEAGFMFGSIVVADGGVSAGSGQPTQVPLG from the coding sequence ATGGGAAAATTGAGCGGCAGGGCGGCGATCGTCACCGGCGGCACCGACGGGATCGGCTACGCCATCGTCAGCCGGCTGCTCGACGACGGGGCGAAAGTGCTGTTCTGCGGCCGGACGCAGGCGCGGGGCGACGAGGCGCTGCGGCGCCTCGCCAACCCGGACGCGCATTTCATGGCGACCGACGTCGGCGAAGAGGGCGATGTCGAGGCGCTGATCGCGCATGCGGTCGAACTGTTCGGCGGTCTCGACATCCTGGTCAACAACGCGGCGGTTGCCGCCGTCGCGCTGATCCACGAGCATAGCACCGAGGATTGGCGGCGCAGCAATGCGGTCAATTATGACTCGGTCTTCTTCTCCTCGCGCGCCGCGATCCCGCACCTGCGCAAGACGAAGGGCACGATCATCAACATCGCGTCGATTTCGGGGCTCGGCGGCGAGGGGGCCTATCCCTCCTATTCGGCCCAGAAGGGGGCGGTCATCCAGCTGACGCGGGCGATGGCGGTCTATCATGCGCGCGAGGGCGTGCGGATCAACGCCATCTGTCCGGGGTTCATCGAGACCCCGGCCACCGACGCGTTCAAGGCGCTGCCCGACCTGCTCGACCGCTGGATCAAGGAAATCCCGGCCCAGCGCCCGGGGCGGCCGGAAGAGATCGCGAACCTGACCGCCTTCCTCGCCTCCGAAGAGGCGGGTTTCATGTTCGGGTCGATCGTCGTCGCCGACGGCGGCGTCAGCGCCGGTTCGGGCCAGCCGACGCAGGTTCCGCTCGGGTGA
- a CDS encoding phosphotransferase family protein — translation MSLANAPADLVADRPVPRPENVDAAWIETMLAGAGYSVAVAALSVERIGTGQLGDTARFRLTYAPGSDAAPATLIGKFSSTDPTSRDVAAAWSLYTREVRFYRELAAKARIAVPLCYGAQMDAAGGFALLLEDLAPAAPGDQFKGLSNHHAGRAVREAARLHAAFWEQGEGAEYRWLGTEAGAQPFYTPGIFRSTWPGFRDRYDALLSDRQREVCDALAEGYDVYDRSRPRPRCITHNDFRPDNMLFDDDRLVVVDWQSVALGTGAVDVAYLIGGGYAPEARRAAEPALIDAYLDELGGQGVTGYSRAEFEADYRHFTFAGINVAVGAAMLVQRTERGDQMFLTMLDRHVSHVLDHDALSLLRE, via the coding sequence GTGAGCCTTGCCAACGCGCCCGCGGATCTTGTCGCGGACCGCCCGGTCCCGCGACCGGAGAATGTCGACGCCGCCTGGATCGAAACCATGCTGGCCGGGGCGGGATATAGCGTTGCGGTTGCCGCGCTCTCGGTCGAACGGATCGGCACCGGACAGCTCGGCGATACCGCGCGTTTTCGCCTGACCTATGCACCCGGCAGCGATGCCGCGCCTGCGACGCTGATCGGCAAATTTTCGTCGACCGATCCGACCAGCCGCGACGTCGCCGCTGCCTGGTCGCTCTACACGCGCGAGGTGCGTTTCTATCGCGAACTGGCGGCAAAGGCGCGGATCGCGGTGCCGCTTTGCTATGGCGCACAGATGGACGCAGCCGGCGGCTTTGCTCTCCTGCTCGAAGACCTCGCCCCCGCGGCGCCGGGCGATCAGTTCAAGGGGCTGTCGAACCATCATGCCGGGCGCGCGGTGCGCGAAGCGGCGCGGCTCCACGCTGCCTTCTGGGAGCAGGGCGAGGGCGCCGAATATCGCTGGCTCGGCACCGAAGCGGGTGCGCAGCCCTTTTATACGCCGGGGATCTTCCGGTCGACCTGGCCCGGTTTTCGCGATCGCTACGACGCGCTGCTCAGCGACCGGCAAAGAGAGGTCTGCGACGCACTGGCCGAGGGGTACGACGTCTATGATCGTTCGCGCCCGCGCCCGCGCTGCATCACGCACAATGATTTCCGGCCCGACAACATGCTGTTCGACGACGACCGGCTGGTGGTCGTCGACTGGCAGTCGGTCGCGCTTGGCACCGGCGCGGTCGACGTCGCCTATCTGATCGGCGGCGGATATGCGCCCGAAGCACGGCGCGCGGCCGAGCCGGCGCTGATCGACGCCTATCTCGACGAATTGGGCGGGCAGGGGGTGACCGGCTATTCGCGCGCGGAATTCGAGGCCGATTACCGCCATTTCACCTTCGCCGGCATCAATGTCGCGGTCGGCGCCGCGATGCTGGTCCAGCGCACCGAGCGCGGCGACCAGATGTTCCTGACCATGCTCGATCGCCACGTCAGCCACGTGCTCGACCATGATGCCCTGTCCCTGCTCCGGGAGTGA
- a CDS encoding LysR family transcriptional regulator: MQHLDLKLLRSFAAVARESSVTRAAERLHLTQPTVSGQIKELEQILGFVLFHRTSRSVTLSEQGARLLPKVEALLEGAEEVRRDAEEMQHATVTQFRLGAAMYTMDFTDRIDLLDAFAAARPEIRHSIDNRLQSDQIRDLLTDRLDAALLLGIATDTPASEFTRDVPFGHIVNEVQYPDALERVVLCRRKIGLLVPEESELAAMDVIPGAALAGRRVAMLSGEHGDAFINPMVSFMLSHGAIPLAPSEGNALAIERYALRSGNCCIGIGWFPTPAGLVLRPVEGMNFFMDFSVVLGTAPNKAARRFFEFAERWQAGREAAGESVERLPIASFG; the protein is encoded by the coding sequence ATGCAGCATCTCGATCTCAAGCTGCTGCGCAGCTTTGCCGCGGTTGCCCGCGAAAGCTCGGTCACCCGGGCGGCCGAACGGCTGCACCTCACCCAGCCGACGGTGTCGGGACAGATCAAGGAACTCGAACAGATATTGGGGTTCGTGCTGTTCCACCGCACCTCGCGCAGCGTGACGCTCAGCGAACAGGGGGCGCGGTTGCTGCCCAAGGTCGAGGCGCTGCTGGAGGGTGCGGAAGAGGTACGCCGCGACGCCGAGGAAATGCAGCACGCGACGGTGACGCAATTCCGGCTGGGCGCGGCGATGTACACGATGGACTTCACCGATCGCATCGACCTGCTCGACGCCTTTGCCGCGGCGCGGCCCGAAATCCGGCACAGCATCGACAACCGGTTGCAGTCGGACCAGATCCGCGATCTGCTGACCGACCGGCTCGACGCGGCGCTGCTGCTCGGCATCGCGACCGACACGCCGGCGAGTGAATTCACCCGCGACGTGCCCTTCGGCCATATCGTCAACGAGGTGCAATATCCCGATGCCCTCGAACGCGTCGTGCTGTGCCGCCGCAAGATCGGGCTGCTGGTTCCGGAAGAGAGCGAACTCGCGGCGATGGACGTGATCCCCGGCGCTGCGCTCGCCGGACGCCGGGTCGCGATGCTGAGCGGCGAGCATGGCGACGCCTTTATCAACCCGATGGTCAGCTTCATGCTGTCGCACGGCGCGATTCCGCTCGCACCGTCCGAAGGCAATGCGCTGGCGATCGAACGCTATGCGCTGCGCAGCGGCAATTGCTGTATCGGCATCGGCTGGTTTCCGACCCCGGCCGGGCTGGTGCTGCGGCCCGTCGAGGGCATGAATTTCTTCATGGATTTCTCGGTCGTGCTGGGCACCGCACCGAACAAGGCGGCGCGGCGCTTCTTCGAGTTTGCCGAACGCTGGCAGGCCGGACGCGAGGCCGCGGGCGAAAGCGTCGAGCGGTTGCCGATTGCGTCCTTCGGTTGA
- a CDS encoding GFA family protein: MNMTTDKPTSERTTGGCLCGSVRYSFGGAPLLTAICHCRNCQRQSGSAFGIVAAVAEADFDLQGETRTFHDSSDSGRTVARVFCPACGSPILSTIEPMPGIMLIKAGTLDDPRGLHPAIEVYCDRALPFLPALAGTERHAGSNI; the protein is encoded by the coding sequence ATGAATATGACGACCGACAAGCCGACATCCGAACGCACGACCGGCGGCTGCCTCTGCGGCAGCGTTCGTTACAGTTTCGGCGGTGCGCCTTTGCTCACCGCCATTTGTCATTGCCGCAACTGCCAGCGGCAGTCGGGCAGCGCTTTCGGGATCGTCGCAGCAGTGGCCGAAGCGGATTTCGACCTGCAGGGCGAAACCCGGACCTTTCACGACAGCAGCGACAGCGGCCGGACGGTCGCGCGCGTTTTTTGCCCCGCCTGCGGATCGCCGATCCTGTCGACGATCGAGCCGATGCCGGGCATCATGCTGATCAAGGCAGGGACACTCGACGATCCCCGCGGGCTCCATCCTGCGATCGAAGTCTATTGCGACCGCGCCCTGCCCTTCCTGCCGGCGCTGGCCGGAACCGAACGCCATGCCGGATCGAACATCTAG
- a CDS encoding cytochrome P450, whose translation MLADNIDEIITDPATYADEALYHQTFAELRRTDPVHWCNPAQYHPFWAVTRHADIMRVELDAANFLNEPRQFLVTIDDQKMMEEQTGESNFARNLVAMDNPDHKAYRALTADWFGAKSVRALEEKITELARETVDRMVAKGGTCDFAKEIAAWYPLRTIMIVLGVPREDEPLMLELSQKVFGGSDADTGGGEGMTSMLEAFAAFNDYFGRVVADRLVNPQDDVATLLSTATIDGAPIGEAERNAYFLIIAAAGHDTTSSAISGGLLALIRNPDQMAKLRANPDLMPQAVDEFIRWTTPVKHFFRTAVADCEVGGQAVKAGDSLMMCYPSANRDEAAFDDPMEFRIDRKPNRQLAFGYGPHVCLGQFLAKMEIRILFTELLARIEEIELAGEPAWVKANFVSGLKRLPIRYRCEGAASVTGG comes from the coding sequence ATGCTCGCGGACAATATCGACGAGATCATCACCGATCCGGCGACTTACGCGGACGAAGCGCTTTATCACCAGACCTTCGCCGAGTTGCGCAGGACCGACCCGGTGCATTGGTGCAATCCGGCGCAATATCATCCCTTCTGGGCGGTAACCCGGCATGCCGACATCATGCGGGTCGAACTGGATGCCGCGAATTTCCTTAACGAACCGCGCCAGTTCCTTGTCACCATCGACGACCAGAAGATGATGGAGGAGCAGACCGGCGAAAGCAATTTCGCGCGCAACCTCGTCGCGATGGATAACCCCGATCACAAGGCCTATCGCGCGCTGACCGCCGACTGGTTCGGCGCCAAGAGCGTCCGCGCGCTCGAGGAGAAGATCACCGAACTTGCGCGCGAAACCGTCGATCGCATGGTTGCAAAGGGCGGCACCTGCGATTTCGCCAAGGAAATCGCGGCCTGGTATCCTTTGCGTACGATCATGATCGTCCTCGGCGTGCCGCGCGAGGACGAGCCGCTGATGCTCGAACTGTCGCAGAAGGTCTTCGGCGGCAGCGATGCCGACACCGGCGGCGGCGAAGGCATGACATCGATGCTCGAGGCGTTTGCCGCGTTCAACGACTATTTCGGCCGCGTCGTCGCCGACCGGCTGGTGAATCCGCAGGACGATGTTGCGACGCTGCTGTCGACCGCGACGATCGACGGCGCGCCGATCGGCGAGGCCGAACGCAACGCCTATTTCCTGATCATCGCGGCGGCGGGACACGACACCACCAGCTCGGCGATCTCGGGCGGCCTGCTGGCGCTGATCCGCAATCCCGACCAGATGGCGAAGCTGCGCGCCAACCCGGATCTGATGCCGCAGGCGGTCGACGAATTCATCCGCTGGACGACGCCGGTGAAGCATTTCTTCCGGACCGCAGTGGCGGATTGCGAGGTCGGCGGACAGGCGGTGAAGGCCGGCGACAGCCTGATGATGTGCTATCCCTCGGCGAACCGCGACGAGGCGGCATTCGACGATCCGATGGAATTTCGCATCGACCGCAAACCCAACCGCCAACTCGCCTTTGGCTATGGCCCGCACGTCTGCCTCGGCCAGTTTCTCGCCAAGATGGAAATCCGGATTCTCTTCACCGAACTGCTCGCGCGCATCGAGGAAATCGAACTCGCCGGCGAGCCGGCATGGGTGAAGGCGAATTTCGTGTCGGGGCTCAAACGCTTGCCGATCCGCTATCGCTGCGAGGGGGCAGCGTCCGTCACCGGTGGATGA
- a CDS encoding SDR family NAD(P)-dependent oxidoreductase: MSAILNLDGKVAVITGAASGIGRQTATLFHALGARLLLTDIDTAGLEAFAAELGGDVLTATHDVTSADAWHAVFGQAGAAFGRLDILVNNAGIMMSKPFADAGIDILRRQMAINVEGIYMGMQGALPLMRAAIATGAGTTSIVNISSVYGKVGGAQFAAYSATKGAVRGLGKAVAIELAGTGIRVNTVLPGPVATNLGANWDPPTDADGNPLTPEAALAAWTKLIPMGRLGDANDIAPLIAFLASDAADFITGSEFIADGGYTAA, encoded by the coding sequence ATGAGCGCAATCCTGAACCTGGACGGCAAGGTCGCCGTCATCACCGGCGCCGCGTCGGGCATCGGCCGCCAGACGGCGACGCTGTTTCATGCGCTGGGCGCGCGGCTGCTGCTGACCGATATCGATACCGCCGGGCTGGAGGCGTTTGCCGCCGAACTCGGCGGCGATGTGCTGACCGCCACCCATGACGTCACCAGCGCCGACGCATGGCACGCGGTATTCGGGCAGGCGGGCGCGGCATTCGGCCGGCTCGATATCCTCGTCAACAACGCCGGCATCATGATGTCCAAACCCTTTGCCGACGCCGGGATCGACATTCTGCGGCGGCAGATGGCGATCAATGTCGAGGGCATCTACATGGGGATGCAGGGCGCGTTGCCGCTGATGCGCGCCGCAATCGCCACGGGCGCGGGAACCACGTCGATCGTCAACATCTCTTCGGTCTATGGCAAGGTCGGCGGCGCGCAGTTCGCGGCGTATAGCGCGACCAAGGGCGCGGTGCGCGGGCTCGGCAAGGCGGTGGCCATCGAGCTGGCCGGGACGGGCATACGGGTCAACACCGTGCTGCCGGGACCGGTCGCAACCAACCTCGGGGCCAATTGGGATCCGCCGACCGACGCCGACGGCAATCCGCTCACCCCCGAGGCTGCGCTGGCGGCATGGACGAAGCTGATCCCGATGGGCCGGCTCGGCGATGCCAACGACATCGCGCCGTTGATCGCCTTCCTCGCCAGCGACGCCGCCGACTTCATCACCGGCTCCGAATTTATCGCCGACGGCGGCTATACCGCCGCCTGA
- a CDS encoding limonene-1,2-epoxide hydrolase family protein, with protein sequence MTAGPVAVVEALVAAFNRRDAMAIAGLLADDVVCAGIPLEPAHGRAATMEMLAPFLAAEAIDWRILAIAANGNIVFTERDDRFRFTGQGWTSVRAAGIFEIDGNGRIAAWRDYFDLAELERAMP encoded by the coding sequence GTGACGGCGGGGCCGGTCGCGGTGGTCGAGGCGCTGGTGGCGGCGTTCAACCGCCGCGATGCCATGGCCATCGCCGGATTACTCGCCGACGATGTCGTGTGCGCGGGTATCCCGCTCGAACCGGCGCATGGCCGCGCGGCGACGATGGAGATGCTGGCGCCCTTTCTAGCGGCCGAGGCCATCGACTGGCGCATTCTCGCCATCGCGGCGAACGGCAATATCGTCTTCACCGAACGCGACGACCGGTTCCGCTTTACGGGGCAGGGCTGGACGTCGGTGCGCGCGGCCGGGATTTTCGAGATCGACGGCAACGGCCGTATCGCCGCCTGGCGCGATTATTTCGACCTTGCCGAACTCGAACGCGCGATGCCCTGA
- a CDS encoding TonB-dependent receptor has product MTAFRVFSAALLGATALASTPVWAQDSGGETPAETEASGGIVDIVVTAQRRSESLMKVPVAVSALNTEDLTRQGITSSFDLSGSVPSLQVTSAFGEAQPNFTMRGIGVGNEYGANQVSPVGVYTDDNYLSARTMHGLQLYDLERVEALRGPQGTLYGRNTTGGAINFISNKPNLEPGARGYVEAGYGRFNEVRGQGAIEGTLIDDVLGFRAAVNYVEADGYVKNIFPGQPDANSKDSIAGRLIIRAKPSERLDMMLKFTGSKGKPTQAAAFHRNDGTGTSTYFRSNDNLSFFETNQPDLGFNDVKNAGVQFNINYELTDSLSLQTLTAYDWSKQALSQEGSGTPVVGFLQTNYGDVYKQFNQEVKLAYSGDSTNVQAGVYYGWDSINNVDKYRLVSTLYFYQHYRQERNSYAAFAQIDQDIGDHFGFTLGVRYTKDSNHHYDAYSFLTAFADPTTSPAFGTYDFDPTDPDAAAITFTHGSISPTGVITPEASKRRKSSRVTGKVGIDYTFDSGSMLYANYSRGYRAGSFASQFYGGNPIDFVPPEQVDAYEIGAKTRLFDGMATFTTAAFLTKYKNQQLNEVIGTTGYIRSAPGSTIKGVEAELNIRPVSSLTANLSVTWLDATYDKLTLSGVNLDGNNLPNAPTWTINAGADWTIGSIGSGEVVFSPNLVYTSKQFFSPFNNEAGNQFLNSPGHVLADATLGWEGEQLSLRLWATNIFNKKYFMYGLNLRDAFGYDYLLHAPPRMYGVTARYKF; this is encoded by the coding sequence ATGACAGCATTTCGCGTATTTTCGGCCGCCCTGCTCGGCGCAACCGCGCTGGCTTCGACGCCGGTGTGGGCGCAGGACAGCGGCGGTGAGACGCCCGCCGAAACCGAAGCTTCGGGCGGCATCGTCGATATCGTCGTCACCGCGCAGCGCCGCTCGGAATCGCTGATGAAGGTCCCGGTCGCCGTCTCGGCGCTCAACACCGAAGATCTGACGCGACAGGGGATCACGTCGAGCTTCGACCTCAGCGGCTCGGTTCCTTCGCTTCAGGTCACCAGCGCGTTCGGCGAGGCGCAGCCCAATTTCACGATGCGTGGCATCGGGGTCGGCAACGAATATGGCGCCAACCAAGTGTCGCCGGTCGGCGTCTACACCGACGACAATTATCTCAGCGCCCGCACGATGCACGGGTTGCAACTCTATGACCTCGAACGCGTCGAGGCGCTGCGCGGGCCGCAGGGCACGCTCTACGGCCGCAACACCACCGGCGGCGCGATCAACTTCATCTCGAACAAGCCGAACCTCGAGCCTGGCGCCCGCGGTTATGTCGAGGCAGGCTATGGCCGCTTCAACGAGGTCCGCGGACAGGGCGCCATCGAAGGGACGCTGATCGACGACGTCCTCGGCTTCCGCGCCGCCGTCAATTATGTCGAGGCCGACGGCTATGTGAAAAATATCTTCCCCGGCCAGCCCGACGCCAATTCCAAAGATTCGATCGCCGGCCGCCTGATCATCCGCGCCAAGCCCAGCGAACGGCTGGACATGATGCTGAAGTTCACGGGCAGCAAGGGCAAGCCGACGCAGGCCGCCGCCTTCCACCGCAACGACGGCACCGGTACCTCGACCTATTTCCGCTCGAACGATAATCTCAGCTTCTTCGAGACCAACCAGCCCGACCTCGGCTTCAACGACGTCAAAAATGCCGGCGTCCAGTTCAACATCAATTACGAACTGACCGACAGCCTCTCGCTCCAGACGCTGACCGCCTATGACTGGTCGAAGCAGGCACTGTCACAGGAAGGATCGGGCACGCCCGTCGTCGGCTTCCTCCAGACCAACTACGGCGACGTCTACAAGCAGTTCAATCAGGAAGTGAAACTGGCCTACAGCGGCGACAGCACCAATGTGCAGGCGGGCGTCTATTATGGCTGGGACAGCATCAACAACGTCGACAAATACCGCCTCGTCAGCACCCTCTATTTCTACCAGCATTACCGACAGGAACGGAACAGCTACGCCGCCTTCGCGCAGATCGATCAGGATATCGGCGATCATTTCGGCTTCACCCTCGGCGTGCGCTACACGAAGGACAGCAATCATCATTACGATGCCTATTCCTTCCTGACCGCCTTCGCCGATCCGACGACCTCTCCGGCGTTCGGCACCTATGATTTCGATCCGACCGATCCCGATGCCGCGGCCATCACCTTCACCCACGGCAGCATTTCGCCGACCGGCGTGATCACCCCCGAAGCGTCAAAGCGTCGCAAGAGCAGCCGCGTCACGGGCAAGGTCGGCATCGACTACACCTTCGACAGCGGCTCGATGCTCTATGCCAACTACAGCCGCGGCTATCGTGCGGGGTCGTTCGCCAGCCAGTTCTACGGCGGCAACCCGATCGATTTCGTGCCGCCCGAACAGGTCGATGCCTATGAAATCGGCGCCAAGACCCGGTTGTTCGACGGGATGGCGACCTTCACCACCGCAGCGTTCCTGACCAAATACAAGAACCAGCAGCTCAACGAGGTTATCGGCACCACCGGTTATATCCGCTCGGCGCCGGGTTCGACGATCAAGGGGGTCGAGGCCGAACTGAATATCCGGCCGGTCTCGTCGCTGACCGCGAACCTTTCGGTGACCTGGCTCGACGCCACCTATGACAAATTGACGCTTTCGGGGGTCAATCTCGACGGCAACAACCTGCCCAATGCGCCGACATGGACGATCAACGCCGGTGCCGACTGGACGATCGGGTCGATCGGATCGGGCGAAGTCGTCTTCTCGCCGAACCTCGTCTACACCAGCAAGCAGTTCTTCTCGCCGTTCAACAACGAGGCCGGCAACCAGTTTCTCAATTCGCCCGGCCATGTGCTCGCCGACGCGACGCTGGGCTGGGAAGGCGAGCAATTGTCGCTCCGCCTCTGGGCGACCAATATCTTCAACAAGAAATATTTCATGTACGGCCTCAACCTGCGCGATGCCTTCGGATACGACTATCTGCTCCACGCACCGCCGCGCATGTATGGCGTGACCGCGCGCTACAAATTCTAG
- a CDS encoding nuclear transport factor 2 family protein encodes MTNDRTQHALAILAAIGTGTVPLDPFTSDARWWWNGGLDLPVAEFAALLATLHTQTESGIVVTPGLIMAQDDSVMIEATSAARLTNGRIYDNRYIFLFHFRGDAICEVREYSDSAHVNATFDLTA; translated from the coding sequence ATGACCAACGACCGCACGCAGCACGCGCTCGCCATATTGGCCGCGATCGGCACGGGAACAGTCCCGCTCGATCCGTTCACGTCCGACGCACGCTGGTGGTGGAACGGCGGGCTCGATCTGCCGGTGGCGGAGTTTGCCGCGCTCCTCGCCACGCTTCATACCCAGACCGAAAGCGGCATCGTCGTCACGCCCGGCCTGATCATGGCGCAGGACGACAGCGTCATGATCGAGGCGACATCGGCGGCGCGGCTGACCAACGGCCGCATCTATGACAATCGCTATATCTTCCTGTTCCACTTTCGCGGCGACGCCATATGCGAGGTGCGCGAATATAGCGACAGCGCGCATGTCAACGCGACGTTCGATCTTACAGCTTGA
- a CDS encoding zinc-binding dehydrogenase has translation MKAMVLDGGTLALTDIAEPVPGAGQLLTRPLVCGVCGSDLHAKDHSDHLCNLLHRAGFRGFMDPAKPVVLGHEYCCEVLEASNGFERGQRVVAQPFIAGPDGVELIGYSNRFNGAFAEQMLLQADAAFAVPDHVSTDIAALTEPLSVAVHAVAESGADASCAFAVFGCGPVGLFVIRRLKALGFGPVLAIEPNAARREMAARLGADAVLAPGDAAGEGWWNDLGLPLGLSDAMAQAPELKKRERAILFDCVGKPGMLMAIGAAAPVGATITVVGTCMETDPIEPAFFLQKALQLRFVFAYSPADFADAFAMISADPDSLAPMVTGTVGLADVDRAFASLSGGGSDIKLMVTPT, from the coding sequence ATGAAGGCCATGGTCCTCGATGGCGGCACGCTCGCCCTGACCGATATCGCCGAGCCGGTGCCCGGCGCCGGGCAATTGCTGACCCGCCCGCTCGTGTGCGGGGTGTGCGGCAGCGACCTGCATGCCAAGGATCATAGCGATCATCTGTGCAACCTGCTCCACCGCGCGGGTTTCCGCGGTTTCATGGACCCCGCGAAGCCGGTCGTGTTGGGGCATGAATATTGCTGCGAGGTCCTCGAAGCCTCGAACGGGTTCGAGCGCGGTCAACGCGTCGTTGCGCAGCCCTTCATCGCCGGGCCCGACGGAGTCGAACTGATCGGCTATTCGAACCGCTTCAACGGTGCGTTCGCCGAACAGATGCTGCTCCAGGCCGATGCGGCCTTCGCGGTGCCCGATCATGTGTCGACCGATATCGCGGCGCTGACCGAACCGCTGTCGGTCGCCGTCCACGCGGTCGCCGAAAGCGGCGCCGATGCGAGCTGCGCCTTTGCCGTCTTCGGTTGCGGCCCGGTGGGATTGTTCGTGATCAGGCGGCTGAAGGCGCTCGGCTTCGGGCCGGTGCTGGCCATCGAACCCAATGCGGCGCGGCGCGAGATGGCGGCGCGGTTGGGTGCCGACGCCGTGCTCGCGCCCGGCGATGCGGCGGGCGAGGGGTGGTGGAACGACCTTGGCCTGCCGCTCGGCCTGTCGGACGCGATGGCGCAGGCGCCCGAGCTGAAGAAGCGCGAGCGGGCGATCCTGTTCGACTGCGTTGGTAAGCCCGGCATGCTGATGGCGATCGGCGCCGCGGCGCCGGTGGGCGCGACGATCACCGTCGTCGGCACGTGCATGGAAACCGACCCGATCGAGCCCGCCTTCTTCCTGCAAAAGGCGCTGCAACTGCGCTTTGTCTTTGCCTATTCGCCCGCCGATTTCGCCGATGCCTTTGCGATGATCTCGGCCGACCCCGACAGCCTTGCGCCGATGGTAACGGGAACGGTCGGCCTTGCCGACGTCGATCGCGCCTTTGCGTCGCTGTCGGGCGGCGGATCCGACATCAAGTTGATGGTGACACCGACATGA
- a CDS encoding phosphotransferase family protein: protein MKALTEADMTAYLQARFPDWQDVRIEGLHRLPLGASRETYRFDLSYRDGAGARSDRLILRRDPPVSNVDSDRNHEYSSYRAIHGHGIPVPRMILLEEDPGPMGGAISIAEDMRGYHNSEYQLQEPVWQDKLPHIAEQMWGTMGRLAAVPVEKLDLEFMTPATPESTAMQELDFWEATLDKNDVGPEPVTRAAIRWLRRNPPAPAQKLAMVHGDFRAGNFLYDDEGNLVAVLDWEMAHRGDPLEDLAWSLARVFSFGKDDRRSGIAPRADAIRIWEAASGLTADPEALHWWELLNCVKGQGIWNSCAHAWTTTSGEREVIHAYAAWWLRNAQDRAILELMGHL from the coding sequence ATGAAAGCGCTGACCGAAGCCGACATGACCGCCTATCTGCAGGCGCGTTTCCCCGACTGGCAGGATGTCCGGATCGAGGGGCTGCACCGGCTGCCGCTCGGCGCCTCCCGCGAGACCTACCGGTTCGATCTGTCCTATCGCGACGGTGCCGGGGCGCGCAGCGACCGGCTGATCCTGCGCCGCGACCCGCCGGTCAGCAATGTCGATAGCGACCGCAACCATGAATATAGTTCGTACCGCGCGATCCATGGTCATGGCATTCCGGTGCCGCGGATGATCTTGCTCGAGGAAGACCCTGGCCCGATGGGCGGTGCGATCTCGATCGCCGAGGATATGCGGGGGTATCACAACAGCGAATATCAGCTTCAGGAACCCGTCTGGCAGGACAAGCTGCCCCATATCGCCGAGCAGATGTGGGGCACGATGGGGCGCCTCGCCGCGGTGCCGGTCGAAAAACTCGATCTGGAGTTCATGACCCCCGCGACGCCCGAGAGCACGGCGATGCAGGAACTCGATTTCTGGGAAGCGACGCTCGACAAGAATGATGTCGGTCCCGAGCCGGTCACCCGCGCCGCGATCCGCTGGCTCCGCCGCAATCCGCCGGCGCCGGCGCAGAAGCTGGCGATGGTCCATGGTGATTTTCGCGCCGGCAACTTCCTGTACGACGATGAGGGCAATCTGGTCGCGGTGCTCGACTGGGAAATGGCGCATCGCGGCGATCCTCTGGAGGATCTGGCGTGGAGCCTCGCGCGCGTTTTTTCCTTCGGCAAGGACGACCGGCGCAGCGGCATCGCGCCGCGCGCGGATGCGATCCGTATCTGGGAGGCGGCGAGCGGGCTCACCGCCGATCCCGAGGCCTTGCACTGGTGGGAACTGCTCAATTGCGTGAAGGGGCAGGGCATCTGGAATAGCTGTGCCCACGCCTGGACGACGACGAGCGGCGAGCGCGAGGTGATCCACGCCTATGCCGCCTGGTGGCTGCGCAATGCGCAGGATCGCGCGATCCTCGAACTGATGGGGCATTTATGA